The DNA window GCTCCGTGGCTCCACGGGTCGGCGTGCCGGGCAGCGTTGCCACTCTCGACGCGTTCGTGATACGGCGCGAACGCGCGGCTACCCGTGGAAACCGGGCGAACCGCTCCGAACGAACCGTCCCGTGTGAGCCGTGTCAAACGTCTCCGGCTGCACCGGCATAAACATTACCAACAGAATTTCAGTAATACAATCGTAGTTGCTTATCGCACAACTGAGCCCGTGCTGTCGTCGGTCGCGCTTCGGGCCGGTCGCGTCCCGAACCGGCCGCCTCACGGCCGCGCGGAGCGGTTCACTGCCGCGCGGAGCGGTTCGGGGACCGAGCGACACGCCTCACGGTCGCCAGCTCTCGGCGTCGAGGACCCACAGGAGACCGATCGCGACGCCCCCGCCGAGAAGTCCCGCGGCCAGCGCGAGGGCGGGCGCGGGGGCGAGCGCGATCCCGACCAGCAGGAGGACGGCCCCGGCGAGCAGCGCCACCGTGTCCTCGCGGGTCGCCCCGAGGACGACGGGCGCGAGCGACCCGCCGACGACCGCGCCGGCGACGACGAACGGCGTCACCCCCGAGACGCGCAGCGCCGGCGCCGACAGGGCGTCGGGGCCGACGTCGACGCCGAGGGCGACGCCGACGGCGACACAGAGCAGCGGCGACGCGAGGCTCGCGCGCGCGCTCAGCGTCCGACCGCGGACGGCCGCGATCCCGGAGAGGAGCGTCACCGCCCCGGCGGCCACGAGCGCGGGCGGGGCCAACCCGATCAACGATCTCGGTTCCGCGAGCGTCGGGACCGCGGTGCCGGCGGTGACGGACCGAAGCGCGAGCGGCTGGGCGAGGAGCAGCCCCGCGATCGCGAGCTGGACCGCCCCGAGCGCGCGGCGGGGGACGGCGGTGCCGGAGGTCACGTTCGTGCGACGCCGGCGGGGCGTATATATTCGCCGAACCGGCCGAGGGCGTCGCCGCCCCGTCGGCTCCGCCGGCCGATGGAGGGCCCGTGCTCAGATCGTGACGCCGGCGCGGTCGCCCTCGATCGACACGACGACGCGCTCCGGCGGCCCGCGCTCGTCGGCCAGCCGGACGAGGAGCGTGTGGACCGCGAGGTCGTCCTCGTCGCCCGGGCGGTGACCGATCTCGTCGGCCGCGACCCGCAGCGCGCGGTCGCCGATCCGGCTCACCGACCCGAGGCGGACGTCGAGCCCCGGCGGGGCCAGTCGCTGGGCGATCACGAGCACGGCGTCGCCCCCGTCGTCGACGAACGGGGTCGCGTCGACGAACGAGCGCGTCCGCGTCGCGCCCGGGCGGACCGCCCCCCGTGCGGCCGTGGCCGACCGAAACGAGAGGGCGTGCGTCAAGAGCTCCGGCGGCTGACTGCGCACGCTCTCTTCGGGAGCCAACGGGTCGTCGTCCACGTACCGGCTCCTGACCCCGATGTCTCCCGGGGCCGACGCCGCGAGGTCGTGGATCCGGTCCGTACACCCCGCGGTCGCGACGGCGAACGCGCCGGCAACGACCGCGCGACGATACATGCTCTCCGGTCGGTCGGTCCTCGGTAAAAACCCCGTCGCCGCGGCTCGCTCGGCTGATAATCGGTGGCTACTCGGATGTCGACGCGGGGACTCCCCACGAGATCCGGTCCCAGGTTCGCTCGTAGAAGTAGTACGTTCCGGTCTTCACGACGTTCGCGACGAGCCCGATGTTCACCGCGTCGCCGATGTCCCCCACGACCGCCCACGCGACGGTCACGGTGATGAGGACCATGATCAGCCGGTAACAGAGCGTCTTCACGATCGCGCGCCGACGCGCCTGGAGCGCCGACCGCGAGCGGAGGTCCCCGAGCATGCTCGTTCGTGGAGCCGCGCGAAGTAAGTAACTCGTATCGGCTACGTTCTTACCTATTCATAACTATATGTGGTTTCCTACTTCCCCAACGCCCCGCGCCACGAAACCGATTCCCGCTCACTCCTCGAGCATCGGCGCGGGGACGCCCTCCTCGTCGCCGTCGAGTTCGAACGCTCGCCGAAGCTCCGCGATCCGGTCGCGGATGTCCGCGGCCAGCTCGAACTCCAGGTTGCTCGCGGCCTCGTTCATCCGCTCCTCGAGCGCCTCGATCCGGGCCTCCGCCTCCTCTTCGCTCTCCACGT is part of the Halorubrum aethiopicum genome and encodes:
- a CDS encoding DUF2061 domain-containing protein, producing the protein MLGDLRSRSALQARRRAIVKTLCYRLIMVLITVTVAWAVVGDIGDAVNIGLVANVVKTGTYYFYERTWDRISWGVPASTSE